The following nucleotide sequence is from Melioribacteraceae bacterium.
CTGATAAAGTTCCTGATTTTATGATCCCAAGTTTTGAAACGAATTCAGAAATAGAATTGAAATCCTCTCCAACATCTGCGATGATTTCATTTTTAATTACGTCTGAATCGGGGAGGTTCCTATTACCAAATGATGTGATTTTAATATGCGAATTAAAATTTACAATTTTCTGTGCAACGACTTCTTCAAAACCATTTAAGATTGTAAGGGCAATAATTAAAACTGCAGTTCCGATTGCAATACCACCAATAGAAATAACAGAAATAAGCGATAGAAATTTAGAGGATTGCTTATTGGAGATAAATCTCTTTGATATGTATAGTGATATAGACATTATTCCTTGGTTAATCGATCGTCATAATTTAATAAAAATACGGGACATTAGATTGACATTAGGCGGGTAAAAATATATTTTACTTAGCCATTTTTGAATTAATTCGCAAAAGGTAAAAAGTAGTAAAATTCATTCCTTTTGCGTTTTGTTTTTTGATATGTTGAGCAGAAGATTGAGTGATAAATTTATCGGGGCGTAGCGTAGTCCGGTTAGCGCGCCTGCTTTGGGAGCAGGAGGCCGCAGGTTCGAATCCTGCCGCCCCGACAACGAATTTATTTCAAAGCTTATTTGCGCCAGTAGCTCAATCGGATAGAGCAACAGCCTTCTAAGCTGTAGGTTAGTGGTTCGAGTCCACTCTGGCGTACTTAGGATATGTTAAATCCTAACAAATAAGTTTAGTATTTAGGATTTGATTTACATGGTGGGCGTAGCTCAGTTGGTTAGAGCGTCTGGTTGTGGCCCAGAAGGTCGTGGGTTCAATTCCCATCGCTCACCCACAATGTATTAGTCACTTTTTCCTTTGTACTTTGAACTTTTTAATTGTTATCCTGGCCCCATCGTCTAATGGTTAGGACCTCGCCCTTTCACGGCGGTAATAGGGGTTCGAATCCCCTTGGGGTCACACTTATTAAGAGCAGTGTAATGCTGCTCTTTTTTTTGTACTTTAATTTATTTTGAATTTAGTAAATGGATTCTGATACACATTTACTTTTTCCTTTGTACTTTTTACTTGTTGCTATGGCCCCATCGTCTAATGGTTAGGACCTCGCCCTTTCACGGCGGTAATAGGGGTTCGAATCCCCTTGGGGTCACAAACTAACCCTCTTTCTTGAGGGTTTTTCTTTTTTAAATCTTATTCCTATTTTTTTGCACTTAAAAAATGGCTGAATATGAAAAATCATACGGACTACCCAATATCATTTGCAGGACACTCAGAATACAAAACTGATAGGACAAAAATTAAAAGTAGTTTTTTAGGCAGAAGATTATTCTATCCAAGAATGATAAGAATCGTTGCCGAAAGTAATCTCTTCACAAAAAGGAATCTTTATAACAGATATAACTGGGTAGCTTCTTCACTCTATACAATTCGTGCGATGGAAAAAGCCGGACTTGATATTCATGTTGAAGGAATTGATAACTTAAGTAAATTTGAAGGCCCGGCTGTTTTTGTCGGGAATCACATGAGTACTTTGGAAACACTTGCACTTCCAACTTTTATTCAACCAATTAAGTCGGTTGTATATGTAATAAAAGAAGAGTTAGCACGTTATCCATTGTTTGGGGCTGTAGCTGCAGCCAGGCATCCAATTTTAGTCGGAAGGGAAAATCCACGTGAAGATTTACAAATTGTATTAAATGAAGGTTCTGCAAGATTACAAGATGATCGATCAGTCATAATTTTTCCGCAAAAAACACGCAGTGCTTTTTTTGATGCTAGTTCTTTCAACTCACTTGGTATAAAATTGGCAAAGAGAAATGATGTATATGTGGTTCCGCTCGCACTTTTAACCGATGCATGGGAAAACGGCAAAATAGTTAAAGAATTCGGCAAGCTTGATACATCAAAATCTGTTCACTTTGCATTTGGTGAACCATTTAAAGTTGAGACAAACGGGACAAAAGAAAACCAAACTGTAATAGAATTTATTCAATCCAAATTAAAAGAATGGGGAAGACCTGAATATGTAATGTAACAATTCCCATTTTTCTCACTCCTTCCACATAAAATTGTCTAATGGCTGAATTGTCGCATTGTTTTTATCTATATAGCAATCAGACTATGTAACACTTCAACCATTCTCCTTTTCTTAACAATTCCTTAACACTCCGTTAATCACCAGTTAACATTCGATCCTTAGGTTCGTATCGTAAGTTTTAAACCACAATAAAGAGAGAGAAAAAAATGTATTACCAAACCAAACTAAAATTTGGCGGAGCTGTATTGCGTACTCTAATTAACCTATTGATCTTAATTTCTATATCTACTGCTGCATTTGCTCAGTCAGGGAAAATCTCCGGGAAAATAGTTGATGCAGAAAGCGGCGATGCAGTTATTGGATGTAATGTTATTGTAGAAGGTACATCTATTGGGGCAGCCGCCGACATAGATGGTATTTATACTATTCCGAATGTGCCGGTAGGAAATTATAATCTTGTTTTTACTTCGGTCGGATATTCAAAAAAGACCGTAACAAATGTAGAAGTGAAAGCAAGCCAACTAACGGTTATCGACATAGTATTGCCGATTGAAAGTTTTGAAACCGACGAAGTAATAATTACAGCAGAAGCTGCGAAGAATACTGAAGCTGGTTTGTTGGTCAATAGACAAAAATCAAATGTAGTTAGTGATGCAATCAGTTCAGAACAGTTCAGTCGTTCAGGTGCAAGTAGTGCGGCTGACGCTGTTAAGCAAGTTGTTGGTGCTTCGATCGTTGACGGAAAATATGTTTTTGTGAGAGGCTTAGGTGATCGTTATAGTTCTACTCAATTAAACGGTGCCGAACTTCCAAGTTCAGACCCAAATAGAAAAGCATTCCAAATGGATTTACTGCCGACCAATCTGTTAGATAATATTGTTACAATAAAAACATTTACTCCCGACAAACCCGGAAACTTCAGCGGTGGAATTGTCGATATAGGTACTAAAAATTTCCCAAAGCAATTCACACTCAAGGTTTCGACTTCATCTTCATATAATTCATACGCTACTTTTAATGACAACAATATAGATTACACGGGTGTTAAAGGTAATTTTTTTGGATTTGATGACGGAACCCGCAATCTTCCAAGTTTCTTAAGCGACCCAAATTTAGTTTTACCCGTTGTGCAACAGGCAAGATTTGATGGTGAGTTGGCAGCAAAACTCGATAATGCGAGCAGAGCATTTAATAATGTTATGGATTTCTCTAGAGGAACTGTTCCGCTTAGTAATAACTTTGCTATTTCTGTCGGTGAAGAGATTGCAACCGGGATTGAGTCTTCATTCGGTTATTTAGGTAGTGTAACATATTCACGTGATCATAGTTTTTATGATGACGGTTCAATCGGACGATACATATTAACCGGTCAAGGTGAGAATCAACTAACACCAAACTTATTACTTGATGATACTCGATCAACAGCAGAATCAAATTTAGGTGGCTTGGCAAATCTTTCCTATAAATTTTCAAATTATCATCAAATACATACAAACTTGTTTTATACCAAAAGTGGTACTTCCGAAACACGTTTTATGGAAGGTGGATGGCCGCAAGAATTTGGCTCGGGCGCTGATGCTCCAATATATTTCAATAGAGTTCTTTCATATACTGAAAGAGATATTCGTTCGTTGCAATTCAGTGGTGAGCACTTTTTCGAATCTATTTTAGGACTAGGATTCGATTGGAACGTTTCACTATCAAAAACCACTCAAGATGAACCTGATAGAAGACTTATAACATCAGCCGAACAAAAAATTAATGATCAAGTAAATCATATTATAACCGGTTCCGGTTTTGACAGCCCTTCAAGGTATTTTAGAAACTTAGAAGATAACAGCAATACATATAGTTTTAACATCAAACTTCCGTTCAAACAATGGGATGGTAAGAAAGCGGAATTTAAAGTTGGTGCATTCTATCAAGAAACCGATCGCAGTTTTAACGAAAGAATTTTTACATATAATATCGACAATAGATTGTTTAATAAACTCGATGGAAACATTACCGAAATATTCTCACCTCAATATATGGGTATTACTTCAATTGATACAATGAGCAACGGAAATCTTAGATATAATTTTGGGAATACTATTTCCGACAACACTCGTTTAAGAAACCAATACAACGGTGATCAAAAAGTTACAGCTATTTACGGAATGATTGACATCCCGATTTTTGCTTCTCTTAATTTAGTTACGGGTGTGCGATATGAGACAACAGAACTCTCTCTACTTAGTGCAGACCCGACTATTAATGAAGGCAGGATTGATGAAGCTGATTTACTACCATCTCTTAATATAATTTATCGGCTAAACGATGAAATGAATTTTAGAGCAGCATATACTAAAACTTTAGCGCGACCAACATTTAGAGAGATAGCTCCATTTTCCACTAAAGAATTTGTTAATGACGTTGAACTACAAGGTAACCCGAATCTAAAAAGAAATTTAATCACAAATTATGACATTAGATGGGAATGGTTCATAAATCCCGGTGAAATATTTGCTATTAGTGGGTTCTACAAAGAAATGGAAAATCCGATAGAATTAGCATTTGCTGAAGGCTCGAACAGATCAAATCCAATTATAAATTACGTGAACGTTCCGAAGTCAACATTATTAGGTGCAGAATTTGAAGCAAGAGTTGGTTTAAGATACATATCTGATTTATTCTCAAACTTTTTCTTCAGTGGTAATCTGTCATTAGTTGAATCTACAGTTGATATTGCAGGGGCTGAGCTTCAACAAAGACTTGGGATTGACTCAACTGCAAGCCGAGAACGTCAATTACAAGGACAGTCACCATTCATTCTTAATCTAGGTATTAATTATATCAATTACGATTTTGGTACATCCGTATCGCTCGATTACAATGTTTTCGGAGAAAGACTTTCCAAAGTATCGGCAAATATTACTCCTGATGTTTTCGAACAACCTGTATCAAGACTTAACCTCAACATATCACAAAAAATTATTGACAACTTCACTTTAAAATTTGCTGTTAAGAATATACTTAACTCCAGCTATAAAGAAGTTTACAAATACAACGGTCAAGAATACATATATCGTGAATACACAAATGGAATTAATTATTCAGTAGGTATTAGTTATGAACTATAAATTATTTTATCAAAAATCATAAAGGAGAAGTAATGCTTAAAAAACTTTCCATCTTTATAATGTTGCTTTTTGCCACTAGATCATTTGCTCAAGTAGTAGTATCGAATGATATAGTAGGTAATGTAACCTGGACATCGAATAATGAATATATATTAGACGGATTAATATTTGTAGATTCATTATCTACATTAACAATTGAAGCCGGGACTGTAATAAAAGGAAGATTACAATCAAACATAACAACCGGCGATGGAGCCAGTGCATTGGTTGTAAGACGCGGCGCTCAAATATTTGCAGAAGGTACACCTGAAAGTCCGATCATATTCACAAGTGAATTGGATGACGTAACAGTACCTGATGATTTACTACTTACAGATAGAGGATTGTGGGGAGGATTGATAGTATTAGGTGAAGCAACAACAAACCAACCAACAACCCAAAATCAAATAGAAGGAATTCCGGGAGAATTTAACGCAAGATACGGTGGAAATGATGATAGCGATAACTCTGGAGTATTAAGATATGTATCAATCCGTCACGGAGGATTTTCAATCAGTGGAGTTCCCGGGGATGAAATAAACGGATTAACGATGGGCGCAGTAGGAAGCGGCACAACGATAGAATATATAGAAGTAATAGCAAACTTTGATGACGGCTATGAATGGTTTGGCGGAACAGTAAATACAAGATACTTAGCGGCAATCATGTGCGGGGATGATGCATTTGATTATGATCAAGGCTGGAGAGGCAAGAACCAGTTTTGGTTTGCACTTCAAGGTGAAGATGAAGCCGGAAGAGGAGGAGAACACGACGGTGGGGATGACTGTGAAACATGTGAGCCATATGCAATCCCGATGATATCAAATGCAACATACATTGGTTCTGGTGCAAGTTCAGTTGGAGTAGGTGGAGATGGAAACGATAGAGCAATTTATTTTAGAGATAATGCAGGTGGAAAATATTACAATAGTATATTCACCGATTATGTTGGCGTAGGTTTGAAGATAGAAGATATAGATGGACAAGACAGTAGAACACAGATGGAAAACGATAATTTAGTATTATCAAATAATATTTGGTTTGGTTTTGGAGCAGGTAATGATTTATTAACTATTGCATCGGGAGATCAATGGGCGGCAGATCATTTAGCTGCAAACGGAAATCAAATAGTTGATCCACAATTAAGAGGAATAAGCAGAACAACTGATCGAGGATTAGATCCTAGACCACAATTAAATTCAACTCCAGTCGAATTAGAAGATCAATTTTTCACAAATGTGAATTATCACGGTGCATTTGATCCTGATAATGGTTTGTGGACTGAGGGATGGACAGCAGCATCTTCCTATGGAATCACTACAACAACAGTTGTTGGGGTAGAAACCGAATACGAAAGTTCAATCCCAAACAATTTTGAACTATCACAAAACTATCCGAATCCATTTAACCCAACGACTAAAATTCAGTTTTCTTTACCACAAGCTGATAATATAAAGTTAAGAGTTTACAACGTGCTGGGTCAGCAAGTTGCTGAATTGATTAATGACTTCAAGGCTGCAGGAACTTATACGGTTGACTGGAATGCTGAGAATTTATCATCCGGTATGTATATATATAGACTAGAAGCCGGTGCAAATATCATTACAAAGAAAATGACTTTATTAAAATAAGCTTAACAAACTATCACGATGGTACTCTAGCTGCCATTGTGGTGTACAAAAATCTCTCTCCTTCCTGTATTGTGGTTGATGGGGCACTTTAGGGTGTTCCTTTTTATTTGTACTAATTTGAATATAAAGAAATAATTTCCACCTGATTATCTGAATACATGAAGTAAGATGTAATATAAATCACACTAAGTTGTTATGGGGAAAAAAATTATAATTTTTCTTGTTTTATTTAACCTTTAGTTATATATTAATTCCAATTTGTAAAAGATTTTTAAACTTTGCTGATTATTAATCACTTGTTTTTATAAATTAATGAAAATACTAAAACCCAAAAGGTTACAAAAAGGTGATGTAATCGGGATTATTTCTCCCGCTTCTTCTCCTTTAGATTCTTCTTTAATCGAGAAAGGTACTAGTTATTTAGAACGCCTTGGTTATAAAGTCGAAATTGGTAAATCTGTTGGTAAAGTGTTAGGATATTTGGCCGGCAGTGATGCTGAACGTCTTAATGATATTCATTCAATGTTCCGCAATAAAAATATTAAAGCTGTTTTTTCTTTGCGCGGAGGTTACGGCTCGGCTAGATTATTAGATAAATTAGACTATAACTTGATTCGTAAGAACAATAAAATTTTTGTAGGTTTTAGCGATATCACGGCATTGCAATTAGCACTTTATCATAAAGCCGGAATAATTACATTTGCAGGACCAATGGTAGCGACAAATTTTTCGGCTGAAATAAATTCATTTTCTGAAGAATTTTTTTGGGATTTGATTACAAAAAATCGTAAAATAGGAAAGTTGAAAAATCCGAATGAGGAAAAATTTTTCGTGTTGAATAAGGGTAGAGGTGAGGGCAAACTTCTTGGCGGTAATTTATCAACAATCATATCAATTATGGGTTCTAAATTCTTCCCATCTTTTAGGAATTCGATTTTAATGTTAGAAGAAATAAATGAACCCCCTTACAAAATTGATCGTATGTTTAATCAACTTAGATTAGCAAATATATTTAACAGTGTAAAAGGAATAATTCTTGGAAGATTTGTTGATTGTTATGAAACTGACAAATCTAAAAATACACTCTCTTTAAACGAAATTATTGTGGACTATTTCAAAAATCTAAAAATTCCTGTAATTTACAACGTTAAACATGGGCACATTAGTGATCTTATCACTTTACCGATAGGATTAAATACAAAGTTAAATGCATCAAAAGGTTTTATTGAAATAGCAGAAACCGGAGTATTATAAAAAACTATCAGAAAACAAATTAATTAATTAACAATAACCTTAAGGAGGTTACATGAAAAAACTACTCACTTTAGTAGTTATTTTACTTTTTGCTTCTAACTTCTTCGCTCAAGAAGAAATTAAAAGTTTAAAAGACCAACAAGTGCAAACGGAAAAGGCCATTAAAGCCGGTGAGATTGATGCGAGAGGCATGAATCACTTGTTGTTTAACAAAAAGAAAGAGCTTGGTAAATTAGCTGACCAAACTCAAATTCCTCATGGCCCACAAAATAATGATGTGGTTGTTTATTCAGAAAATTTTGAGGAATTACCTGGATTCCAAGTTGTAAACCACAGAACAGATGCTGGTGTTGGTGATACAACTACTTTTAATGCTTTTAAAGGTGAAGGTGGAGAATATTCATGGTGGATTGGCTCAAATGATCCTTCATTTTTACAACCAGGTTACGGTCATAACTGGAGAGTAGCTCTTGAAACATTCAAATCCTTCCAAGTGCAATCAAGCTTAACTTCAGCTGTTGTTGAATTTGATGCTTTCTACAATCTTGAAGAAGGTTGGGATGGAGTTCACCTACAAGTTGCATCAGCTGCTACTTCAGCTGGTCCTTTCACTAACTGGGCATATGTTGCTTGCTATACGGGCGATACTGGTGGTCAGTGGTTAGAAAACGTTCAAGTTAATATTTCTAGCTATATTGCTTCTCCTGCAAAATGGGTTAAATTCAGATTTGTACTAGTTTCTGAAAGCTCATATGATAGCCAAGATGGCGAAGTTGGCGGATTCAATAATCCTGGTGGTTTCTTCTTCGACAACTTAAAATTAAGAAGAAACAACGTCCCTGAATTAATTTCTGATGGTGGTGACAATAAGTATGAATTCTTACCTTCATATATTGTTGGACCGAATACTGCTTGGGCATTAACAGGAGCAAAATTCAGTAGTGCTGACACGAGCATGGGACACCGTAGTTATCAACCAGGTGAATATCAATCTTTCCGTGTAAGTGGTCCTCCTGCCGATTTATCAGTTGCGGCTCTTGGCGGAAATGATGTTGCACCTCTTTGGTTTGATTTTAAAGTTTTCTCAAATATTCCTTATGATGCAAACGCTCCAGGTGGTGCTTTCACTTATTGGAGACCTTATGCAAGAGTAACAGGTCACCCTGTGTTACCTACTGGTAATTATTTCTTGACAAGCAGTGTTTATGTTGGCCCGTTCAGAAATGGTGATGCAATGGTCAATTATTCAGATAACTTCGGATACATCGATGTTACCGCATTAATTGGTGCTCCGGATGTTAGATTTGGTATTATGTATTTCTCAAATGGTGGATGTACGTTTGATGCGGGACAACTATACTTTGATGATTTTAAAGTTATTCAGAAGAACGATCCATACGAATGGAACGACTATTGCGATACAGCTACATTAGTTGAATATGGGTTTGTTTCAGAATTTGCAAATATTTGGGATGCTTCTGATGTAGATTATTTCTACTTTGAAGGCGAAGCTGGTGACTGGGTTGACATTTATGTTGATAATTCTCAGATCGACGCTATGGTATCATTATTACCACAAGTTGGTCCTTTCAATTCAGTAATTGACAACAGCTCTTGCGGATCACCTATGGTGGCTGGTGCTCCATGCTGTGAATTGTGGTCATATCACGATGGTTATTTCTATGATAGAGTTATCTGGAGATTACCATATACTGGTGGATATTTCATTGAAGTGTACGGTTTTGGTGACACAGGTGGTTATGTAATGTATGTTGATCAATTAACAGCTACTGCAGAAATTGCAAGTATTGCAGATGTACCTGGTGACCAAGGTAAAAATGTTAAGATTCAATTCTCTGCTCCTCAACTAGATACTAAAGATGATGCTGATTTCGATTTCTGGGGTGCTGATGTTGATTTCTATCAAGTTGAAAGAAGAAAGAATCCTATTTCTAACGATTGGGAATACGTACGTGACGTATTAGCATCTGGTAAAGCTGGTTCTACATATACTGTTGAAGCTAACACAGTGTTTGATAGTACAAGTACTACATTCAGAATTAGAACTGTTGGTGGTAATGAAGACAGACAAGGTGAATTTGTTACTGTCAGTGCTAACGCTTTAGGTCAATCATATGACAATATTGCTCCTAGATTTGACGCTGAATACACTGCTGCTGCTCAATCAGGTACAGGTATTGACGTTGGCGCTGAAGTAGATTACGGTGGTGGAAATAATGGTGTTTCTGATATCAGATTCTACAACATCTACAGAGGAACTGAAGCTGGTTTCACACCTGCTGCTGCTAACATGATTGCTACACTTGAAACAAGTGCACTTTCAATCCGTTACAATGACCAAGATTACGATGGTAATGATGAATTCTACTATGTAATTCAAGTTGTTGATGATGGTGGTAACAAAGTTTACTCTAAAGAAGTTAATACAACTACAAATGTTACGGACGAAGCAGTTCCAACTGTTTACAGCTTATCACAAAACTACCCGAACCCATTCAACCCATCTACTACTATTAAGTTCGGTATTCCTCAAGCTGCAGACGTTACTGTTAAGATCTATGACATCTTAGGACAAGAAGTAAAAACATTAATGAACAGAAACTTAGCTGCTGGTTTCCATACAGTTAACTTCGACGCTTCTAACTTGATTTCTGGTATGTACATCTACAGAATCCAAGCAAACGGTGTTGACGGTTCTAACTTCA
It contains:
- a CDS encoding lysophospholipid acyltransferase family protein; the protein is MKNHTDYPISFAGHSEYKTDRTKIKSSFLGRRLFYPRMIRIVAESNLFTKRNLYNRYNWVASSLYTIRAMEKAGLDIHVEGIDNLSKFEGPAVFVGNHMSTLETLALPTFIQPIKSVVYVIKEELARYPLFGAVAAARHPILVGRENPREDLQIVLNEGSARLQDDRSVIIFPQKTRSAFFDASSFNSLGIKLAKRNDVYVVPLALLTDAWENGKIVKEFGKLDTSKSVHFAFGEPFKVETNGTKENQTVIEFIQSKLKEWGRPEYVM
- a CDS encoding TonB-dependent receptor, with translation MYYQTKLKFGGAVLRTLINLLILISISTAAFAQSGKISGKIVDAESGDAVIGCNVIVEGTSIGAAADIDGIYTIPNVPVGNYNLVFTSVGYSKKTVTNVEVKASQLTVIDIVLPIESFETDEVIITAEAAKNTEAGLLVNRQKSNVVSDAISSEQFSRSGASSAADAVKQVVGASIVDGKYVFVRGLGDRYSSTQLNGAELPSSDPNRKAFQMDLLPTNLLDNIVTIKTFTPDKPGNFSGGIVDIGTKNFPKQFTLKVSTSSSYNSYATFNDNNIDYTGVKGNFFGFDDGTRNLPSFLSDPNLVLPVVQQARFDGELAAKLDNASRAFNNVMDFSRGTVPLSNNFAISVGEEIATGIESSFGYLGSVTYSRDHSFYDDGSIGRYILTGQGENQLTPNLLLDDTRSTAESNLGGLANLSYKFSNYHQIHTNLFYTKSGTSETRFMEGGWPQEFGSGADAPIYFNRVLSYTERDIRSLQFSGEHFFESILGLGFDWNVSLSKTTQDEPDRRLITSAEQKINDQVNHIITGSGFDSPSRYFRNLEDNSNTYSFNIKLPFKQWDGKKAEFKVGAFYQETDRSFNERIFTYNIDNRLFNKLDGNITEIFSPQYMGITSIDTMSNGNLRYNFGNTISDNTRLRNQYNGDQKVTAIYGMIDIPIFASLNLVTGVRYETTELSLLSADPTINEGRIDEADLLPSLNIIYRLNDEMNFRAAYTKTLARPTFREIAPFSTKEFVNDVELQGNPNLKRNLITNYDIRWEWFINPGEIFAISGFYKEMENPIELAFAEGSNRSNPIINYVNVPKSTLLGAEFEARVGLRYISDLFSNFFFSGNLSLVESTVDIAGAELQQRLGIDSTASRERQLQGQSPFILNLGINYINYDFGTSVSLDYNVFGERLSKVSANITPDVFEQPVSRLNLNISQKIIDNFTLKFAVKNILNSSYKEVYKYNGQEYIYREYTNGINYSVGISYEL
- a CDS encoding T9SS type A sorting domain-containing protein, with the protein product MLKKLSIFIMLLFATRSFAQVVVSNDIVGNVTWTSNNEYILDGLIFVDSLSTLTIEAGTVIKGRLQSNITTGDGASALVVRRGAQIFAEGTPESPIIFTSELDDVTVPDDLLLTDRGLWGGLIVLGEATTNQPTTQNQIEGIPGEFNARYGGNDDSDNSGVLRYVSIRHGGFSISGVPGDEINGLTMGAVGSGTTIEYIEVIANFDDGYEWFGGTVNTRYLAAIMCGDDAFDYDQGWRGKNQFWFALQGEDEAGRGGEHDGGDDCETCEPYAIPMISNATYIGSGASSVGVGGDGNDRAIYFRDNAGGKYYNSIFTDYVGVGLKIEDIDGQDSRTQMENDNLVLSNNIWFGFGAGNDLLTIASGDQWAADHLAANGNQIVDPQLRGISRTTDRGLDPRPQLNSTPVELEDQFFTNVNYHGAFDPDNGLWTEGWTAASSYGITTTTVVGVETEYESSIPNNFELSQNYPNPFNPTTKIQFSLPQADNIKLRVYNVLGQQVAELINDFKAAGTYTVDWNAENLSSGMYIYRLEAGANIITKKMTLLK
- a CDS encoding LD-carboxypeptidase is translated as MKILKPKRLQKGDVIGIISPASSPLDSSLIEKGTSYLERLGYKVEIGKSVGKVLGYLAGSDAERLNDIHSMFRNKNIKAVFSLRGGYGSARLLDKLDYNLIRKNNKIFVGFSDITALQLALYHKAGIITFAGPMVATNFSAEINSFSEEFFWDLITKNRKIGKLKNPNEEKFFVLNKGRGEGKLLGGNLSTIISIMGSKFFPSFRNSILMLEEINEPPYKIDRMFNQLRLANIFNSVKGIILGRFVDCYETDKSKNTLSLNEIIVDYFKNLKIPVIYNVKHGHISDLITLPIGLNTKLNASKGFIEIAETGVL
- a CDS encoding T9SS type A sorting domain-containing protein — protein: MKKLLTLVVILLFASNFFAQEEIKSLKDQQVQTEKAIKAGEIDARGMNHLLFNKKKELGKLADQTQIPHGPQNNDVVVYSENFEELPGFQVVNHRTDAGVGDTTTFNAFKGEGGEYSWWIGSNDPSFLQPGYGHNWRVALETFKSFQVQSSLTSAVVEFDAFYNLEEGWDGVHLQVASAATSAGPFTNWAYVACYTGDTGGQWLENVQVNISSYIASPAKWVKFRFVLVSESSYDSQDGEVGGFNNPGGFFFDNLKLRRNNVPELISDGGDNKYEFLPSYIVGPNTAWALTGAKFSSADTSMGHRSYQPGEYQSFRVSGPPADLSVAALGGNDVAPLWFDFKVFSNIPYDANAPGGAFTYWRPYARVTGHPVLPTGNYFLTSSVYVGPFRNGDAMVNYSDNFGYIDVTALIGAPDVRFGIMYFSNGGCTFDAGQLYFDDFKVIQKNDPYEWNDYCDTATLVEYGFVSEFANIWDASDVDYFYFEGEAGDWVDIYVDNSQIDAMVSLLPQVGPFNSVIDNSSCGSPMVAGAPCCELWSYHDGYFYDRVIWRLPYTGGYFIEVYGFGDTGGYVMYVDQLTATAEIASIADVPGDQGKNVKIQFSAPQLDTKDDADFDFWGADVDFYQVERRKNPISNDWEYVRDVLASGKAGSTYTVEANTVFDSTSTTFRIRTVGGNEDRQGEFVTVSANALGQSYDNIAPRFDAEYTAAAQSGTGIDVGAEVDYGGGNNGVSDIRFYNIYRGTEAGFTPAAANMIATLETSALSIRYNDQDYDGNDEFYYVIQVVDDGGNKVYSKEVNTTTNVTDEAVPTVYSLSQNYPNPFNPSTTIKFGIPQAADVTVKIYDILGQEVKTLMNRNLAAGFHTVNFDASNLISGMYIYRIQANGVDGSNFTDVKKMLLVK